A window of Populus trichocarpa isolate Nisqually-1 chromosome 17, P.trichocarpa_v4.1, whole genome shotgun sequence genomic DNA:
TTTGTGAATTGTAGTTTTGAGTATGGTTATGATAAAATGTGATGAATTGTATGTACAAGTTAGGGAGAAATGGGCAGTGATGTTTCGGCTAAAGGGAAAGAAATAATTCATGGGGAACCATGCATGATGGACACACTTAGAATGACATGAGATAAATAAGGAGTAGGACCCTTATATGTTATAGATTTATTATGAATTGTGTTGGTACATTGCCATAATACAATTGAGAATGCATGAATTTATGTTGTAGCAAGGCTAAACATCGGTTTGGAAGTAAATGAGTTGAGAAAACTTTGGCAAATGATCATGGGGTGAGGTTGTGCTATTTGTTAATGAATGGTGAATTGAATGTGATTCGGTGAGGTCCTATGTTCACCCAAGATGAGAAACAATGGTAGGGGTAAAGCCTAATGTAAACCTTATGCTAGGCTGAAGGAAAGAAGTAGAACTAGAAACGACTCAATCGCTGCTGACAATTTTCGAATCTGCAGCGACATGGATCGCGCTAACGATTTCAGCGCCAGCTGTGAAATTGTGTTGCGCTGACGATTTCTTAGTCggcaacgactcagttttcatcaatgatttatGAGTTAGCTATGCACCATTTATGCTGACGATTTCAACATTAGTTGCGAAATTAtgttgcgttgatgatttctgagtcggtcgcgactcagttttcatcaatgatttctgCATCAGCAGTGGCTTGCGTGCGCTAGCGATTTTTGCCGAATAAGGGtcagcagcgaatcagttttcgctgtcgaattcTGTGTTCGTAGCAAATCAATTTTTGCTGCCGAATCTTGTGCCACCAGCAAATCAATTTTCGTTGCTGAATTCTAGGCCACCAACGAACCAACTTTCGCTGTCAATGTTCTACGATAGACCTCTAGAACAGAATTGACTTAAATGCTTGTAACGATTTCATTGTATGGTTGTGTaatatgtggaacacttgaTTGTGAATATGAGTATTCTTGAAATATGTATGGTGACGAGTTATGTGATTACCGATTGAAAATGTGCTGATTTGTGATCATTGATGTGTTTAGGTGGTGCAACTGGGATTGGACCTTCAACTAGGCAAGGACACCCCGCATGAGGAACAcgtaggtggtttccacctttttcATGTGTAatgtttatgttctgaaatgacTTGTTAAGGATGatttattattgtgttgtgatgaaaGTTAAACAAACTATAAAATGTTGATTGAGTTGACAAATGTTAAACCGATTATAAAATGTTGATTGGGTTGATGAATGTTAAACTGATTATGATcgttgatgaaattgagttgttggcGAATGTTAAATCGACTATGAAATGTCGATTGAGTTGTTGATGAATTTTAAATCGATGATGAAATGTCGATTGAGTTGTTGACGAATGTTAAACCaattatgaaatgttgattaagttgttgatgaaattgagttgttgacGAATGTTAAACcgactatgaaatgttgattgagttGTTGACGAATGTTAAACCGACTATGAAATGTCGATTGAGTTGTTGACGAATGTTAAACTGATTATGAAATGTTGAATGAGTTGTTGATGAATGTTAAACCGATTATGAaatgtttattgatgattagcttcggctaatggcatctgagatGGATGACTgggttgtgattgatgattagcttcggctaatagcatcaTAAGGGAATGACCAGGATgaattgatgattagctttgaTTAATGGCATCCGAGAGGGATGATCGGGTTGTGTTTGATGATTAGGTTCGACTAAAGGCATCCTAAGAGGATGGTCGAGATgaattgatgattagcttcgactaatagCATCCAAGATTGATGACTgggttgtgattgatgattaaCTTCTGCTAATgacatccgagatggatgactaggttgtgtttgatgattagctttCGCTAATGGAATGTCAAATGAATGACTAGGTTGTGAttaatgattagcttcagctaatggcatccgagagggatgaccgggttgtgtttgatgattagcttcggttaatggcatccttaagggatgaccgagatgaattaatgattaaattcggctaatggcattttAGATGGATTGTCGGGTTGCGTTGATGATTAGCTtaagctaatggcatcctagatgGATGGTCGGGTTGCGTTGATGATTAGTCTCGGCAAATGGCATCCTATAGGGATGACCGAGTTGAATTTGACATttagttttggctaatggcatttAAATGGATGACCGAGTTGATTATGATGATTGgtttcggctaatggtatccataaaAGATGACgggtttgattttgtgattcaTTTTGGTTAATgacatccgagatggatgaccgagTTTAGATGTTGCAATTAGGTATGGCTAAAAACATCCAAGGTGGATGACCGGGTTAAAGTGAAGTAATTAACCCTGACCGATGATTAAATTTGGGCCCCACAACTCCTATGAAGAGGTTGGGGCATATGAGTGAGAATAATACATTTAACGAAATAATAAGGATTGTACAATGCATATGAGAAGTAAATGAAAGGATATACTTATTTTTCAGTTGATAACGAAAAGTAACGATAACATTCTTCTAgttgtttattattatgtttagattatttacaattcttgtattcatgttgtttttataatagAGACATCACACAATCAAGGTGCGTAGAAAAGCTTGTTCCATGGGTTCACATATTTTGAAAGGTAGTAtgtaataatatgtttttaagtgctatgtatttgataaaaacaaatgaactaaTTGAATATTTATCATTCGATACTTTTGTAAAGACTTGTATCGAAAATTGTAATGAAATACGATGTGAAAGTACAATCTTGTAAAGATGATGTGATGAATGTATATATGTGATATTCTCTCTTATGAGAATGTTATATTGTAAAACCATATGAGTATTGCATTATACTAAAAGATGAATTATGTTACAATAAACCCTAAATACTGTTGCGAGGATATGTATTGTCACTTTTTATGggatgttgatttatattatccTATATGGGTTGTGCCTTgctaatgaataaaatatatttataaactcaaataatgatattataaaaagcATCAAGAAcctgacttaaaaaaaattttccaCTGATTTTTTGCTATGAAAAAATCAGGTTGTTACACAACTTATACATGCAAGTCTCCTTACAAATTGCAAGCAACGCTAACTGCAGCATGCACCCTACCTCATGCTGCAACAAAGAGTCGATCACAACAAGTTGCGTTTTGCTTGACATTTTAGGACTGCACTTCTCACTCACATCCCACAAATAACATCGACGCTACCTAGCTGAGTGTGAAAAGAGGGCCGTTCAGTTGTACTCTGCATTGACCTAGAGGATTCAACCGACTACAAGTTCCGAATTGAAAAGGCTAGATAAGAACCTCCACATGGATTTGCTAGACATAACACACAAGGCAACTGTCATTCACTCGGTTTTCATACAGAAACTAAAGACACATCAAGGCTGTCCCCTTCTTCTGAGGACTTTGAAATTACACAAGTTATCATTCTATTTTACATTTCCATGTCTGTCTATTATATCATATCATCATAAGCATAAACATAATGAAGCTAAACAGCCATCTTTACAAGACACAGATGCATTTATTCAGCTGGCTCACATGCCATTCATCCCTCTCCCGAGAAGATTCACCCAACCAGACCTAAACCCCAAGCTTGTGCTCTATGGGAAATCTGTGAAAAGCAGAAGCTGACATGCATCACAAAACCTGCATCATTTCCGTACTCTGGAAGATTTGCTTAAGCCAAAGAGCCTGCTTGTTCACAGAGGTCTAATAGATCCAGAGTCTGCAAAACCATCATAGTAGCATTTATGAGCACATGAgaactaaaaatcaatttgtatataggaaaaaaaatacacattcaAACAGAAGTTAAGGGGACACAGACAGCaaagttttttattgttgatcaTACCTCAGGAACTGAGAGCTCAAGGCGAAACTTGGGGCCATCATAATGATGCAAAACCGGCCTAAAAGCATCTTCCTCCAATGCCTTGTAGAGTTTTCTAATCCGGATCCTCACCTGTTTGTTAATCACCCAAAAAGGGAagtaaataaaaggaaatgaaatgaagaagATTCAAGATACAGCAGCTAAGTTATTGAAAATCCATATTAGGAATCAATTTTTACCTGAGCAGGAAACCTTGACTCTCCTTTACACTTTTTGTCTTCCCATGCAGTTGGATCAATGTTCGAACCCCCAAAACTTGCTGCCTGTGCAAGACCAAATTGAGAAGCATAAGTTATAGATAAAAGTACTAGAATCATTGCAGCAGACACTTTTGACATCAAGCATCTTGGAGAAAACCATTGCAAATTAAGGGAGAAAAAGTTAAAGTATAAACCTCAAAAATGCCATGTAGCTGGTGAGTGGTGTAATTATAGAGGAAGAGAGGTAAGCCAGGTGTTATTGCCCGGACAGAATCCCTATATCTTGGTGGTAAACCTATCAATTGTGCAAAAATGATTAGATAAGACTTCACAAATGTTGTTAAGAAAAGACAAACCTCAAGATCATATGGACACACTAGTACTCATAGAGTTGAGTAGAAAGCTTTAAAGTATGAAACAATCACTTTTTAATGCTCATCACTTAGCATCCCATGTTAAAACTTGAACAACAGAAAACTCTCGTCTAGTCAAAACTTGTGACATATGTAAAGGTTTCCCATCATTCAATGTTCTGACATATGGGCAAAGTTGTATTCATACTTCATAATATAAACAAGATATAGCATCTGAATTGTGGCCATCTAACAATTTTTAAGTTACTTTAAACATTAAGGGAAAACTAACAAGAACATGAGGGgaaaaaagcaagaaattacCAAAAAGCTGTCGCTTCAAATCTTCCTGCATGGTGTCATTGTTACAGACAAAGATATATCCTCCAAGCACCTCGTTCCTTGGAAGCGTCTCTGTGGCTGGCAAGGTCTTGAACCTTTTGTCCACTGTATTGTTGTTGTCGTTATTAATGTTGTTATTGCTGTGGTTACTGGGATCTTTGCTACTGAGGTTGTTGCCACTGTACTTGCTACCAGTCATATTGCCAACgctgtttatgttgtttttctgGTACACTGCATTCATATTGTAAGCATTGTTCATTAAGGAACTTTTGTTCCCATTTTCTGTCATCTTGGACTCCAAGTTCATCATGTTGAAATTgaaactttcaaatttattttcttcttggaaCCCAATCTTATCCCTTGACCTCATTTCTGGAAGGCCCTTTGAAAGGTCAAGGTTATTCATACGTTCACCCTTTCCCCGGGTCTGCTCAGCCAATTTCAAAGCAGCCATTAACCACTTATGATCCTCTGAGACTTTTGATTGTCCTCGAAGCTCGTCACCCAGTTGCCAGAAGCTGTGCAGGCTCTCCATCTTGCAAATCCTGATGAGATGTCACACAAGATAGATGctagtgaaaaataaatatattaaagaaaagagggagaaagCTAGTTCAGAGGAAAAGTTCAACAGAATTAGGCCAAAAGTCAAGTGTGTAGAAGAAAACCATTGCTGCACAAAACAAACCATTATTAAATTTAAGTGATGTGCATCAGCAAGCAATCCTATCAACTCACAAGGAAAAATTGGATAGGATCAACCAAAGTTAGGTGTTCTACACGTGTTCTATAATTGAATGTTGACTAGGATAAATTCCATCGATAAAGAGAAGACTGATAGAGGTAACCATGTATATCATtcaacaattgaaaaataagtaacaacTGTCAGACAATACACTAACATCGAAAGTAGCACATTTTTTAAAACCCCACCCCTCCCAAAAGAAAAACTCATCCTTTTAATccaaattatgaagaaaaaaatgcttGGCAGCAGTATTTGTCAAGAAAAACCCATAGTATTTGAGTGATAAAGTTGCAGTAAGCCCATTTCAACATGTCCCTCTTCATTCCCAGTAAAATAGTCAattttaggaaaataattagaaaaccaCTTCTCCAGGAAAAGCAATTCCAGACAAACATTCAGCATAATTCCACCTGGGTATTCAATTCCCACTATCTGTTAACAGCCCCAGTCTCAATCATTTAATTCCCATCAACATGATCTCACGACAATGGATAAACATGCAAACATTTGTATGCTATGGGAAAGCAGACAGAACCatatttataacataacaaactaaaaattgcttagattttgatttttaaacaaagaaaatctcaaTGACTTGTTTTCAACTGCTTGCACAACTTAACGACACAAACTCTCACAACATAGCACATAAAAAATTTCGAAATCACACTGACttagaatcaatttttttttcaagtcataACTACCAACTAGAAAATACAGAGCAGTTTCCTTTTTCTGCAACATTTCTCTGACACCAAACAACACTTAAgcccaaaaaaagaaataaatacagAAAGTCTAGAACAAACCCAAAATTTCAGTCTTTAAAACCAGTACCTAGCTTAATAATAACCAATATTAAATCTAGCCGTACCATTAATTaaaattccttaaaaaaagggagaaacaaaaacttaaactaaccagaatcaaaaccaaaaacccaCATTTAATCCAACTAAAGAATCCAGTCAACAATATTGAATATTTACCCTAAAAGAAGACTATTGCCAACTTAATTACCAACCAAACACTAAAATCTAATAACTTTagcaaaccaaaatcaaaacccacATTTAAAACCAacctaaaaacccaaaaaaaccaaagtaaaGCTTGAATTTTTaccttctaaaaaaataaagacaagtgAAGTGAAGTGAAGTTTTGAGCTTTAAATTAAGGAATTGAAGCTTGACTAAAGAGTAAATAATTACACGAATATATTAAAAGGAACCCTAGATTTGGGGCAtccagaaagagagagagtaccttcttttcttttatctgcCTTCAACTGTGAAATCCGCAGTACACGACacagagagtgagagagagaaatggagtggatttttatttttgtatttatagctTGGTATTCCAAAAATGCCATTCTGATGTTTTTGCAATGCTTTGGCGCCACAgcgggtttttcttttttattattattatttcgaaTTTTTGTGAGCGAGAATAGTGCTTGAAATTGCTACTTTGCAAGGAGTAGTAGTGGAGTTTGGAGACGCTTGTGCTCTCTGCTTCCACGCGCCAAGTACGCAGCGTGtaaattcttgtttcttttattattattatggtttgACACCCGATGGATTAGCAAGGCAGTAATTGTTTGTAGGCTGTATTCGtgctatttaatttttatttatttattttttgttttaaattaatattttttgtttctaaatccttaaaaatatattgatattaaaaataaaaaataaaaatattattttaatgtatttacaagtaaaatatactttgaaaaataatttatatcataatctCAAAATCACTATTAACATTCGTATCCCCCATTTATGattaacaataattaatgtGGATATAAGaaaatgtaatatttaatagaattttttattctgaTACATGATATTTTATCAAGGCATTTGTTattactaaaatttaaatttcatttaaaaaaaacatataaaatttgtattatgtattttgaaataaatattttattttgaatatacaaaaacaaatccaggagaagaaaaaaaatatagtatgatattttaaaaaacttaaatacacTAATTAtaccaaagaaaaaatgatttctacttttaattatattttacatatataaatataatatcaaaatctcAAGGTTATTGTAATGGTTAAGCATGCAtgttctctttttatatttattgtgtcCAAATTCAAACCTTGAATCTAACATttaaaaagtgtatttttaagaaaattttaaaaaatatattattttcgcAATAATTAAACCAATGtactattaatatttaatatcatcatttatatatataaaaaacataatttaaagtaGTTTGGTTTATCTAAATAATGAAAGTAAATTAtgaaatgagattaaaaaacagtgagaaaaaaataacatatatccATGCACATAAgtcccctccccccccccccctcccctcccctctccTCCCCTCCCCTCTGGGTATAGATACATGCCTTATAAGAAATACTGAATTCAGGAATAACAAAACTATTGATGTAACCATCTATGTACTGCTGGCTAAAAATGATGTCGGTGATCATGTTTTTATGTCCCTTGACATCATCACTACAAAAGTAGTTTTAGACTTGCATAGGATATAGCGGGTAATTAacattctttaaaaaacatgttggcaAAATAATAGTGAATTTGTCTTTTtgtaaaatagtataatttttaaatcatattttaaaactacaacattaattaaaagttatgtttgaaaccgtgactttaataaaaaaaaaaaactaaacaaaagacCTCTAACCCTAAACAATATCCTAACTTCAAACTATAACTCTAAACACTAAACTTAAATCCTCATACTATAATATTAATCACTCACCTTAAAAACAAACCTTAACCAACCTAAAAtacaaaccccaaaccctaaattctaatattaaatgaaatctcAAACATTAAACACTAACCCTAAACAATATCCTAACCTCAAACTATAACTCTAAACACTAAACTTAAATCCTCATATTATAATACTAATCACTCaccttaaaaacaaacattaaccaatttaaaatacaaacctcaaaccctaaattataatattaaatgaaatctcAAACCTTAAACACTAACCCTAAAATCCAAACCCCAAACTTCGAACACTAAACATTAaggttgtatttgtttttgtggtttaaccgtgctttttatttttttaaaaaaacctttttagcttcaaattattttttttagtgtttttagattgttttgatgtattaatattaaaaataagaaaacatttttttgatgtattttcaagtaaaaagcattttgaaaaacaacttttatcacactctcaaacaggcTTTAACACTAACTCCAAACCACAAACCAACCCCTAACCCTAGATACTAACCCTAAATCCATACCCCAAACCTCTAATTCTTAAACACTAACCTTAAATCCAAACATCTAACCCCTAACCTTAAACACTAACTCTAAATTCAAATTCCTAACCTTAAACTTAAACCTCTAATCCCTAAACACTAAATCTAAATTCAAATTCCTAACCCTAGACTCAAACTCCCAACCCTAAACATTAACCCTAAAtcctaaattattttcataaattacaaataacCAATTAAACTCGTATCAATATGGCAaaccaaaaaccaaataaactataaaagtCAAAGAACACAAAACAACAACTACTCACACCTGCAATAATCCTATGTATGGTGGTGAAAATATCAACATACAAATACACAATTGTGAAtgtatagaataaaaaatgaagagaacTCAAGTTATGTCTTATATCTTCCCAAAGAAAAAGATGTAAGAGAGAATTGAAGAAGTAGTCTAGGCAGGTTAGtatttggtttaaaaaacacaaaaatagcattaaaatttatttacactgATGTaacattttaatgtttttgttcatTTATTATAACCAAAACTATTTgcctaaaaatatttagaagatGTTGTTGATAGTTTGACTAAAAGAGTAAATTTAGAGGATCAATGATTTTAACTTGATTGGATAAAACTGATACTCAAATTATTTAATGACcctagtaatttaattaattgttcatTTGAGATTTTGACTTTTACTTGTTAATTACttgattatgatttaatttgaaggtGTTTTCCGTTATTTACTACATCAAGTTGGATTTATTGCTTCACGAGAGAGTGAAAATATGTAattgttccaaaaaaaattaatttgatcatcGTAACACCATAATATAACTTGTAGAACATAAATTGTGTTGGTAATAACGCAACATAACAACATTCTATTTGAGGACCTGTAAATGCATGATTTGAAATTCTAAACGACATGTTATCTTTGTTCCTATGTTcatatgtaaatattttattttaaattttaatagtgtaaaataaatttgagcATTCATAAAATGATcaacaatattaaaatctcaaccTAACAAGtccaaaacaattataaaggtataattaaatacaagaaataGTGTAAACCCCGACATAAACATCGGAGCGAAGGTAGTAAGACCATGTTGATTAATAGAACCCtaagatgaagaaaaaggaataaatgatagaaatatcaataaataatgtaaattaGGAATAAGGAATTTCTCGAAGGTTAGTCAAGgaatacaaataaatttgttCAAATATAGTATCAATTTTTATCAGAAACTTGAAGAATTACTTGGAATTATTTAAAAGACATAAGACATTGACAAAACtataaatctaacaaaaaattCTAGCCCCTCTCTTTTGTGCCGACCATGGAAGGGAAGGGGAAGCTTTCTTATCCTCTTCTTCTTGcattttctctaatttcttatttaaaaccAAGTATTAGGACATCATATGTAAAGTTATTAGAGTTTAAACACTTCAACACAAAATTTAAGATAGATTAAAGTGAGAGAAAATGAGTGTTATAGAGAAAAACCAAAGGAttttgaagaggaagaagaagaggtggAAGAAAATCACCTAGAGGGCATACATTGAGCATAAAAAAGATGAGTAAAGTGTTCTCTACCAATTATTTCATTGTTGAATGAGGTTTAGTCAAATTTTAAGCAACATCCCTAAACTTTCAAATTAGGGTTCTTGGTTAAAATTGTGAGAAATGTAAAATTGATgtaaattgattcttttaggATGAATTATGTTAAAAAGGACACAAGAATCATAAGGAATTGAAGAAGGAACTTGTTGTTTTTTAGGGCCTAGGGCCGAAAATAGGGAGTAAAAAGGGGATTAGTTTATTTGGTATAAATGCTTATTAAGTACATGTAATTGATGTGTATTATTATAATGATGATGGATAATTGATGTGGTTAAAGTGTTAGTAAGTTATGATGATGCTTAGGGTTTGAAAGTAGATGATTGAGTAAATTGTTGTTTAAAACCCTGGAAATAACTTTGATTGATGAGGAATATGCATGAAAacttacatgaaaaataaagaaaatcccTCGAACTTTGAGATATAGATGTTACTTGATGTGTATAGATGAAGATATGACATGATTTTAGCCTAAATTGTTTTTAGGatggttaaaataaatatgaaaaatatgttttccaAACATGATTGTGTGATGTACGTGGATGAGATATGAAACAATCATATTTAGAAATTGTAAAATGTGTGTTAAATGTGGAACCGAGATATGGTTCCTAGGTTAAATGGATGTGATGATAATGTTTGGTAAATTTTGATATGACAAGAGAGACTTTAGAAGCTGGACAATATATAAAAGGAGCGAGATCGTCATGAGCAACAGGTAAGTGCTCAACACCATACactagttttaaatttaatgattttcattACTGTTGTTGTAACACCTCGTAGTTATAAACATTGTAATGATGGTTTGAGCCTTTAACTCAATGAAAATAgggtaaattctttttttatcattagtCTTATACTAACAAATCAACCATACAATCATATTCATACATTATTCaccaattttcaaattttactaAAATTTCAACAGAGTCTCATTTATCTGGGTCACTAAATAGTTATTCTTTTCACCTAAAATACATGTGTAACAATTTATGGAAATTCAGTTCTCATAACATAACAATTCATTCTCAATATCAGGGCTTAGGCTGCTTAATCAACCAATCATTATTTCCATCCAGTTTATACATTTTAATGTTCATTACACATATAGACAATCACACGTAACCTTTCATTAAGGACAATTCCATAAATTAATATACAAATACATTCAAGTTCTATTTTCATTCCTAAATCATACTAATTACAATATGTTTAATTGTCATCTCTATTTACTACATTCCCTCTAGGACAATAATCCACTACAATACTAGTTAGCTCACAAGCTTAGACACAATCTGGCAGAAATGTATGTGATGCCTCTGCAactataaaatcattataagctttcaatatgataacaaaacaaaaggtcacAATTCACGTATACATTTTACAGACACAACTAGCTAATGAACATTTTCTTATTCTATACATTATATATAGAATCACATATCAATCTTACACTTCATTTATgctttaataagttttttttattcatacctTTTTCTCTGGTTTTTACCCTTCATTTGCTTCTTACAAAATTTCCTACCAAAATTCTCATTTTTAAATCTAGTGGCAATCTCCTATATGTGACTTCTCCTTGAAAGCTTTCTTCTTTGATATCATCTCTAACTTTCATTTCTTGTATCTTTCTATCTCATGATATTACCCCTTaagatatattaacaaagaAAGTTCTTACTCAAAGCTCTCATTATATATACTCTCAAAAACACGGGACACCACAACGAGCACTTTCTTTCAAATTCCAAACTATAATGATCAATATTTAAACTATCTAACTACATATATTGATCATTTAGTGCACACCTTAACCAATCTTCCCTTATCTCCACGTTACGTAGGTATGACACTTCATATCTCAACATACACACCAACCATTGTTTAATTGTCACAATGCATCCTTGCATATTTTCACATCACGGAGTCCACATTCCTTGCTAAGTGGGGTTGCTACATCAATCCATCTTCTTTTAACATTCAAGATTTCCCTAAATGTCATCACTTATCActtttaaattgttgttttgACCACTATCCCATTACAATAGGACCATCTAAATGG
This region includes:
- the LOC18107232 gene encoding B2 protein, whose translation is MESLHSFWQLGDELRGQSKVSEDHKWLMAALKLAEQTRGKGERMNNLDLSKGLPEMRSRDKIGFQEENKFESFNFNMMNLESKMTENGNKSSLMNNAYNMNAVYQKNNINSVGNMTGSKYSGNNLSSKDPSNHSNNNINNDNNNTVDKRFKTLPATETLPRNEVLGGYIFVCNNDTMQEDLKRQLFGLPPRYRDSVRAITPGLPLFLYNYTTHQLHGIFEAASFGGSNIDPTAWEDKKCKGESRFPAQVRIRIRKLYKALEEDAFRPVLHHYDGPKFRLELSVPETLDLLDLCEQAGSLA